From one Planktothrix agardhii NIES-204 genomic stretch:
- the nblA_2 gene encoding phycobilisome degradation protein, translating into MKTPANLSLEQQFKLQILREQVKNLNLEEAQDYLLEVLCQSMVKDNILRQWIKNP; encoded by the coding sequence ATGAAAACGCCTGCAAACCTCAGTCTTGAACAACAATTCAAATTACAAATTCTCCGAGAACAAGTCAAAAACCTAAATTTAGAAGAAGCCCAAGATTACCTACTCGAAGTATTATGCCAGAGTATGGTTAAAGATAATATCCTGCGTCAATGGATAAAAAACCCATAA
- the pstB gene encoding phosphate ABC transporter, ATP-binding protein PstB, which produces MSDAHDYPSTQMETVIKTENIDIYYGDFKAVRGVCLDIPKNRVTAFIGPSGCGKSTILRCFNRLNDLVQGFKLKGNIFYHNQNLYAPNVDPVEVRRRIGMVFQKPNPFPKSIYDNIAYGVRVNKLAKNKAELDEIVEKSLRQAVLWDEVKDKLGQSGFALSGGQQQRLCIARAIAINPDVVLMDEPCASLDPISTLSVEDLLHELKQKYTIIIVTHNMQQATRVADMTAFFNAKAIEGGKRFGYLVEYNDTQSIFQNPKEESTQQYVSGRFG; this is translated from the coding sequence ATGTCTGATGCCCATGACTATCCTTCTACCCAGATGGAAACGGTAATCAAAACGGAAAATATTGATATATATTACGGGGATTTTAAGGCCGTTAGGGGTGTTTGTTTGGATATTCCAAAAAACAGAGTTACGGCTTTTATTGGGCCGTCAGGCTGCGGGAAAAGTACAATTCTGCGCTGTTTTAATCGTCTCAATGATTTAGTTCAAGGATTCAAACTGAAAGGTAATATTTTCTATCATAATCAAAATCTGTATGCACCTAATGTTGATCCCGTAGAAGTTCGTCGCCGCATTGGGATGGTATTCCAAAAACCTAACCCTTTTCCTAAGTCAATTTATGATAATATTGCCTATGGAGTCCGAGTCAATAAGTTAGCTAAAAATAAAGCCGAATTAGATGAAATTGTCGAAAAATCCCTACGTCAAGCGGTGTTATGGGATGAGGTAAAAGATAAACTGGGTCAAAGTGGTTTTGCCCTATCTGGAGGTCAACAACAACGGCTTTGTATTGCCCGGGCGATCGCGATTAATCCTGATGTAGTATTAATGGATGAACCCTGTGCTTCCCTTGACCCGATTTCTACTTTATCGGTAGAGGATTTACTCCACGAACTCAAACAAAAATACACGATTATTATTGTCACCCACAATATGCAGCAAGCCACAAGGGTTGCCGATATGACAGCATTTTTTAATGCTAAAGCCATTGAAGGTGGGAAACGCTTTGGCTATTTGGTGGAGTATAACGATACCCAAAGTATTTTTCAAAACCCCAAAGAAGAATCCACTCAACAATATGTGAGTGGTCGCTTTGGTTAA
- the pstA gene encoding phosphate ABC transporter, inner membrane subunit PstA: protein MSNLTKDPNYSEGNNFSLIRNPRSSRDIFELLMTGIASACIVITLIPLVAVLSYIFIKGSARLNLDLFTKLPPSAGQTTGGIASAILGTIQVVSIATLIAVPFGILAAIFLSEFGGNGQVVRWIRFTTNVLSGVPSIIAGVFAYSFIVLKMGSFSVLAGAIALSVLMLPTIIRTTDEALQIVPQEIRWASVGVGASNYQTVLQVVLPACLPAILTGVTLAVARAAGETAPLLFTVVYTNNWPGAIFSQTLPSLAYLVFEFARGFDQVLQEFAWAASLVIVVLVLLTSIIARWATRQKQF, encoded by the coding sequence ATGTCAAATCTAACAAAAGATCCGAATTATTCTGAAGGCAATAACTTTAGTTTAATTCGTAATCCTAGAAGTTCCAGGGATATTTTTGAATTGTTAATGACGGGGATTGCATCGGCTTGTATTGTGATTACCTTGATACCGCTTGTGGCGGTTTTGTCTTATATTTTTATCAAGGGGTCTGCCCGTTTAAATTTAGATTTATTCACCAAACTGCCCCCATCTGCGGGACAAACAACTGGAGGCATTGCCAGCGCGATTTTAGGAACAATTCAAGTCGTTTCTATTGCCACTTTGATTGCAGTTCCCTTTGGGATTCTAGCAGCTATTTTCCTCTCTGAATTTGGGGGAAATGGTCAAGTTGTGCGGTGGATTCGATTTACCACTAATGTTTTAAGTGGTGTTCCTTCTATTATTGCGGGGGTATTTGCTTACAGTTTTATTGTCTTAAAAATGGGGTCTTTTTCAGTTCTGGCGGGGGCAATTGCCCTCTCGGTTTTGATGTTACCCACGATTATTCGCACCACCGATGAAGCCTTACAAATTGTTCCCCAGGAAATTCGCTGGGCTTCGGTGGGGGTAGGTGCTTCTAATTATCAAACGGTTTTACAAGTAGTGCTTCCTGCCTGCTTACCTGCGATTTTAACCGGAGTTACCTTAGCCGTCGCCAGAGCCGCTGGAGAAACTGCACCCTTATTATTTACAGTTGTTTATACTAATAACTGGCCGGGAGCAATATTTTCTCAAACTCTCCCATCCCTAGCCTATTTGGTTTTTGAATTTGCTAGAGGATTTGATCAAGTTTTACAGGAATTTGCCTGGGCTGCGTCTTTGGTAATTGTGGTTTTAGTTTTATTAACTAGCATAATTGCTCGTTGGGCAACTCGGCAAAAACAGTTTTAA
- the pstC gene encoding phosphate ABC transporter, inner membrane subunit PstC produces MAFEVFKPVEVKLEIASLPYSVWGCYLFKNDNQGYLFPLILYNFQCMVVPNQNVTAIPQSRSPIEKKLDQGFVWLTQIFAWGIVVVLLLLGFPIAQQAIPAIQQFGLGFLFGSDWNPVANQYGVFPMIAGTLMSSLIALLFAVPLGVGTAIFLSEDFIPPSIRTALTFLVELLAAIPSVVYGLWGIFVLIPFLRPFGMFMYKNFGWIPLFSTPPGGPGLFPAGVILAIMTLPIITAISRDSLASLPPDLRQASLGLGATRWVTIFRVLIPAAFSGIVGGIMLGLGRAMGETMAATMIIGNSNNLRPSIFAPANTIASLMANQFPEASGLQVSALMYAGLVLFALTLLVNIAAEWIVNQVKAKYQ; encoded by the coding sequence ATGGCATTTGAAGTATTTAAACCTGTTGAGGTTAAACTTGAAATTGCCTCCTTGCCCTATTCAGTTTGGGGTTGTTATCTTTTCAAAAATGATAATCAAGGTTATTTATTTCCATTAATCCTGTATAATTTTCAATGTATGGTTGTACCCAATCAGAATGTAACAGCAATTCCGCAATCTCGTTCCCCGATCGAAAAAAAACTTGATCAAGGTTTTGTTTGGTTAACCCAAATTTTTGCCTGGGGGATTGTTGTCGTCTTATTATTACTGGGTTTTCCCATCGCTCAACAAGCAATTCCCGCCATTCAACAGTTTGGATTGGGGTTTTTATTCGGTAGTGATTGGAACCCGGTTGCTAATCAATATGGCGTGTTTCCCATGATTGCTGGGACGTTGATGAGTTCATTAATTGCCCTATTATTTGCAGTACCTTTAGGTGTGGGAACCGCAATTTTCCTCAGTGAAGATTTTATTCCTCCCTCGATTCGCACCGCCTTAACCTTTCTGGTAGAATTGTTAGCCGCCATTCCCAGTGTGGTTTATGGTCTTTGGGGAATTTTTGTATTAATTCCTTTTTTAAGACCTTTTGGGATGTTCATGTATAAAAATTTCGGCTGGATTCCTTTATTTAGTACCCCTCCTGGGGGGCCGGGATTATTTCCTGCCGGGGTGATTTTAGCGATTATGACTCTGCCAATTATTACGGCAATTTCTAGGGATTCCTTAGCCAGTTTACCTCCTGATTTACGTCAAGCTTCTTTAGGTTTAGGGGCGACTCGGTGGGTGACGATTTTTAGAGTTTTAATTCCGGCCGCTTTTTCTGGAATTGTGGGCGGAATTATGTTAGGACTGGGGCGGGCTATGGGAGAAACTATGGCAGCTACAATGATTATTGGTAACTCTAATAATCTCAGACCTTCCATATTTGCACCGGCGAATACTATTGCTTCTTTGATGGCAAATCAATTTCCAGAAGCTTCGGGTTTACAGGTTTCGGCTTTGATGTATGCGGGCTTAGTTTTGTTTGCCCTCACCCTATTAGTCAATATTGCGGCGGAGTGGATTGTTAATCAAGTTAAAGCTAAATATCAATAA
- the pstS gene encoding phosphate ABC transporter, periplasmic phosphate-binding protein PstS, which translates to MPFSLNSIRSSSRFVARFSVLALSLSLAACGGSNTTTSTAPNATPGTEGAANNTPAPSPAQLVALEQPVALIGAGASFPAPLYQRWASDISSGTKNLQIDYQSVGSGAGVERFVQGLVQFGASDVAMTDEEIAKVPNGVLLLPMTAGSIVLAYNIPDVGEVKLSQQNLIDIFLGKITNWNDPALATDNQGVTFPDLPIQVIYRSDGSGTTGVFTKNLAAMSEDWNSTVGEGKTVQWPVGIGGKGNEGVTAQISQTPGSIGYIEYGFAKSANLKMASLQNKAGNFIQPNDESAAKTLEFVELPENLRAFITNPEGAESYPIVSYSWIMAYQKYDKPETAKSVEAMIQYGLTEGQKVSPQLGYIPLPAAVVKKVAAKADQISPDFTIKVE; encoded by the coding sequence ATGCCGTTTTCTTTGAATTCTATTCGTTCTTCCAGTCGATTTGTAGCTAGATTTTCCGTCTTAGCCTTGAGTTTGAGTTTAGCCGCCTGCGGTGGCAGTAATACTACAACTAGCACGGCTCCAAATGCAACACCAGGGACAGAAGGAGCGGCTAATAATACCCCCGCCCCCAGTCCAGCCCAACTCGTTGCGTTAGAACAACCTGTGGCATTAATCGGTGCGGGGGCTTCATTCCCGGCTCCTTTATATCAACGCTGGGCTAGTGATATTAGTAGCGGCACCAAAAATCTACAAATTGATTATCAATCCGTGGGTAGTGGTGCTGGGGTAGAACGTTTTGTACAAGGGTTAGTTCAATTTGGTGCAAGTGATGTCGCCATGACCGATGAAGAAATTGCTAAAGTCCCCAACGGCGTTTTACTCCTACCCATGACCGCCGGAAGTATTGTTTTAGCATACAATATCCCCGATGTAGGAGAAGTTAAATTATCTCAACAAAACCTAATTGATATCTTTTTAGGTAAAATTACTAATTGGAATGATCCAGCCCTAGCCACAGATAATCAGGGTGTCACCTTCCCTGATTTACCGATTCAAGTTATCTATCGTTCCGATGGTAGCGGTACGACGGGAGTTTTCACAAAAAATTTAGCCGCGATGAGTGAAGATTGGAACAGTACCGTGGGAGAAGGTAAAACCGTTCAATGGCCCGTAGGTATTGGCGGTAAGGGTAACGAGGGGGTTACGGCTCAAATCAGTCAAACGCCCGGTTCTATTGGTTATATTGAATATGGGTTTGCCAAAAGTGCTAACTTAAAAATGGCCTCTTTACAAAATAAAGCGGGAAATTTTATTCAACCCAATGATGAGTCAGCCGCAAAAACCCTCGAATTCGTAGAATTACCCGAAAATTTACGCGCTTTTATTACTAATCCTGAAGGAGCCGAATCCTATCCAATTGTTAGCTACTCTTGGATTATGGCCTATCAAAAGTACGATAAACCAGAAACAGCTAAATCCGTTGAAGCCATGATTCAATATGGACTCACTGAAGGTCAAAAAGTCAGTCCCCAACTGGGTTATATTCCCCTACCTGCTGCGGTAGTCAAAAAAGTAGCAGCAAAAGCGGATCAAATCAGCCCAGACTTTACAATTAAAGTTGAGTAA
- a CDS encoding biotin synthase encodes MINVVPARPALNSLSSLSDSPLEVPQNWETLEDLQIWLNKLVERIISGDRISREAALALTKIEDQEQILLLCQAADQVRQACCGNTVDLCSIVNIKSGNCSENCGFCSQSVHHPGEASPIYGLKSSDEILDNAKAAEAAGAARFCLVSQGRGIKYNSPKSSEFEQVLATVKRIIQETNVKPCCALGELTLEQAQALAEAGVTRYNHNLEASKAFYPQVVTTHTWEDRVQTVKNLKAAGIQACTGGILGMGETWEDRIDLAFSLQELEVESVPINLLNPRSGTPLSEQSKLDPYEALKAIAIFRLILPTQILRYAGGREAIMGELQGKGLRSGINAMLIGNYLTTLGQAPEQDQAMLKSLGLEGGEATIPNFS; translated from the coding sequence ATGATCAATGTAGTTCCAGCACGACCCGCTCTTAATAGTTTGTCTTCGTTGAGTGATTCCCCATTGGAAGTTCCTCAAAATTGGGAAACCCTAGAAGACCTACAAATCTGGCTAAATAAATTAGTTGAAAGAATTATATCTGGCGATCGCATTAGTCGAGAAGCAGCCTTAGCTCTAACAAAGATTGAAGATCAAGAACAAATTTTATTACTCTGTCAAGCCGCCGATCAAGTTCGTCAAGCCTGCTGTGGTAATACCGTTGATCTCTGTAGTATTGTTAATATTAAATCGGGAAATTGTTCAGAAAACTGCGGTTTTTGTTCTCAATCTGTCCATCATCCAGGGGAAGCTTCTCCGATTTATGGATTAAAGTCCAGTGATGAAATTTTAGACAATGCTAAAGCCGCAGAAGCCGCCGGAGCCGCCAGATTTTGTTTAGTTTCTCAAGGACGAGGAATTAAATATAATAGTCCAAAATCCTCGGAATTTGAACAGGTTTTAGCCACGGTTAAACGAATTATTCAAGAAACTAATGTTAAACCCTGTTGTGCTTTAGGGGAATTAACCTTAGAACAAGCTCAGGCTTTAGCTGAGGCGGGAGTTACTCGCTATAACCATAATTTAGAAGCCTCAAAAGCCTTTTATCCCCAAGTAGTAACTACCCATACCTGGGAAGATCGGGTACAAACCGTTAAAAACCTGAAAGCGGCAGGAATTCAAGCCTGTACCGGGGGAATTTTAGGAATGGGAGAAACTTGGGAAGATCGGATAGATTTGGCCTTCTCGTTACAGGAATTAGAGGTGGAGTCTGTGCCAATTAATTTATTAAACCCACGCTCGGGAACTCCTCTATCCGAACAATCTAAACTAGATCCCTATGAAGCCTTAAAAGCGATCGCAATTTTTCGTTTAATTCTTCCAACTCAAATTCTCCGCTATGCGGGAGGACGGGAGGCGATCATGGGAGAATTGCAAGGAAAGGGGTTAAGATCGGGAATTAATGCCATGTTAATTGGTAATTATTTAACCACTTTAGGTCAAGCTCCCGAACAGGATCAGGCGATGTTAAAATCCTTGGGACTTGAAGGGGGTGAAGCTACTATTCCTAATTTTTCCTAA
- the lspA gene encoding lipoprotein signal peptidase → MRFKKNSNFWIVALVSLIMDHLTKLWVVQNFEPGETLPLWHSVFHLTYVTNTGAAFSLFSNGGILWLRWLSLLVSLGLMAMAWFGPRQHRWEQIGYGLILGGALGNGIDRFISGHVVDFLDFRLINFPIFNLADISINIGIWFLIIATFTQLKPES, encoded by the coding sequence ATGCGATTTAAGAAAAATTCTAATTTTTGGATAGTGGCTCTGGTGAGTTTAATTATGGATCACCTAACTAAATTGTGGGTGGTGCAAAATTTTGAACCAGGAGAAACTTTACCCCTTTGGCATAGTGTATTTCACCTGACCTATGTTACAAATACAGGAGCAGCCTTTAGTTTATTTAGTAATGGGGGCATCTTGTGGTTGCGTTGGTTATCTTTGTTAGTGAGTCTAGGACTAATGGCAATGGCTTGGTTTGGCCCCCGTCAGCACCGTTGGGAACAGATCGGATATGGTTTAATTCTAGGAGGTGCCCTAGGGAATGGAATTGATCGGTTTATTTCCGGTCATGTTGTAGATTTCCTAGATTTTCGCCTAATTAATTTTCCCATATTCAATTTGGCAGATATTTCGATTAATATTGGAATCTGGTTTTTAATTATTGCAACATTCACACAATTAAAACCTGAGTCCTGA
- a CDS encoding penicillin-binding protein, whose protein sequence is MSTPLPPQKPQTLLNTITQVVQTLHAKVNFSRLILKPNAKVPELIVHQADTNKAEVYPLLGDRYVVGRSSRTCDIVVRNPLVSTIHVSVVRDPKRMGLFSARTGFMIQDEDSTNGLYWGRRRIKVLPLRHGDSFTLGPPELASVARVEYRDPPPWYLQTLRYGFYGICGLTAAVGMVVLFQWQKFEVDPLPKTVTGPVIIHAADGRPLREANTIAHLEADQLSDFGPYLPKAVVASEDARFYWHLGIDPFGTLRALLTNVRDGEIREGGSTLSQQLARSLYRDYVGTEDSAGRKFREAVVALKLEAVYGKNKLLKTYLNRVYLGINLYGFEDAAKFYFNKSAKDLNLSEAATLVGILPAPNSFNPIQNYQLAVQYRDRVISRMLELGMVSEDEADRARRSRIEINPKAQEFLESTIAPYFYDYIFAELQQLLGEQLAREGNFIVETALTPSMQTIAESSLKSSIQTTGATNGFSQGGLVTLDSNTGEILAMAGGADYKESQFNRVTQAQRQPGSTFKLFTYLAALAQGIPPGQIYSCEPLNWKGQSYQGCERSGGDLDMYRGLALSENVIALRIAQDIGLDRIIDMAKRLGIKSKLDPVPGLVLGQSEVNLLEITGAYSTVANNGLRHSPHAIRRILDSSDCTDFNDINTCRVIYAYDRENPTIPSVLSDSVVETMTTLLQGAVRRGTAKSAYIGLGEAGKTGTTNDNVDLWFIGYLPDSKLTTGIWLGNDDNSPTNGSSANAAQLWRDYMSQIAR, encoded by the coding sequence ATGTCCACCCCCTTGCCCCCTCAGAAACCCCAAACTCTCCTGAACACAATCACACAGGTTGTCCAGACGCTTCACGCTAAAGTTAATTTTTCCCGGCTGATCTTGAAACCTAATGCTAAAGTCCCAGAACTGATAGTACATCAGGCCGATACTAACAAAGCCGAAGTTTATCCCCTATTAGGCGATCGCTATGTTGTTGGACGTTCATCCCGAACCTGCGATATCGTAGTCCGAAACCCCCTAGTTAGCACAATTCATGTCAGTGTTGTCCGAGATCCCAAACGGATGGGATTATTTTCGGCTCGTACCGGGTTTATGATTCAGGATGAAGACTCCACAAATGGCTTATATTGGGGACGGCGACGGATTAAGGTACTTCCGTTGCGACATGGAGATAGTTTCACCTTGGGGCCACCCGAATTAGCCTCCGTTGCCCGGGTAGAATATCGTGATCCGCCGCCTTGGTATCTTCAAACCCTGCGTTATGGATTTTATGGAATTTGTGGTTTAACGGCCGCCGTGGGCATGGTGGTGCTGTTTCAGTGGCAAAAATTTGAAGTTGATCCCCTGCCAAAAACCGTAACCGGGCCAGTGATTATTCACGCCGCCGATGGCCGTCCCCTGCGAGAAGCTAATACGATCGCCCATTTAGAAGCAGATCAGTTATCGGATTTTGGCCCCTATTTACCCAAAGCCGTTGTCGCCTCTGAGGATGCTCGGTTTTATTGGCATTTGGGAATTGATCCCTTTGGCACATTACGCGCCCTATTAACCAATGTTAGGGATGGGGAAATTCGAGAAGGGGGAAGTACCCTTTCTCAACAGTTAGCCCGGAGTTTATATCGGGATTATGTCGGTACGGAGGATTCTGCTGGGCGTAAATTTAGGGAAGCGGTTGTTGCCCTAAAATTAGAAGCAGTTTATGGAAAAAATAAACTTCTAAAAACCTATTTGAATCGGGTTTATTTAGGAATTAATTTATATGGTTTTGAGGATGCGGCTAAATTCTATTTTAATAAATCTGCCAAGGATTTAAACCTTTCAGAAGCAGCAACATTAGTAGGAATTTTACCCGCACCCAATAGTTTTAATCCGATTCAAAATTATCAATTAGCGGTGCAGTATCGCGATCGGGTGATTAGTCGGATGTTAGAACTGGGTATGGTGAGTGAAGATGAAGCCGATCGCGCTCGTCGTTCTCGGATTGAAATTAATCCTAAAGCTCAGGAGTTTTTAGAAAGTACCATTGCTCCCTATTTTTATGATTATATTTTTGCTGAATTGCAGCAATTATTAGGGGAACAATTAGCCAGAGAAGGAAATTTTATCGTAGAAACGGCATTAACTCCTTCGATGCAAACCATTGCAGAATCTTCCCTAAAAAGTTCGATTCAGACCACAGGAGCAACTAATGGATTTTCTCAGGGAGGTCTGGTGACATTAGATTCTAATACCGGGGAAATTTTAGCAATGGCGGGGGGTGCAGATTATAAAGAAAGTCAGTTTAACCGTGTTACCCAAGCTCAACGTCAACCGGGATCAACGTTTAAATTATTTACCTATTTAGCCGCACTAGCTCAGGGTATTCCTCCGGGTCAAATCTATTCCTGTGAACCCTTAAATTGGAAAGGACAAAGTTATCAAGGGTGTGAACGCAGTGGGGGTGATCTGGATATGTATAGAGGGTTAGCGTTATCAGAAAATGTGATCGCCCTGAGAATTGCTCAAGATATTGGATTAGATCGAATTATTGACATGGCAAAACGCTTAGGAATTAAGTCAAAACTTGATCCAGTTCCAGGTTTAGTCCTAGGTCAAAGTGAGGTGAATCTATTAGAAATTACGGGAGCTTATAGCACCGTTGCTAATAATGGTTTGCGTCATTCTCCCCATGCAATTAGACGGATTTTAGATAGTAGTGATTGTACGGATTTTAATGATATTAATACCTGTCGGGTGATCTATGCTTATGATCGAGAAAATCCAACAATTCCTTCAGTTTTATCGGATTCTGTTGTGGAAACCATGACAACTTTATTGCAAGGAGCAGTTCGTCGGGGTACGGCTAAAAGCGCCTATATCGGGTTAGGAGAAGCGGGTAAAACCGGAACGACAAATGATAATGTTGATTTGTGGTTTATTGGTTATCTTCCTGATTCTAAATTAACCACGGGAATTTGGTTAGGTAATGATGATAATTCTCCCACCAATGGAAGTAGCGCAAATGCGGCTCAATTATGGCGAGATTATATGAGTCAAATTGCTAGATAA
- a CDS encoding hypothetical protein (conserved hypothetical protein, DUF820) gives MTIYLESESEPKLITLEEFLDWVPDGHGKYELHQGVVKEMQPTGTHEQVASFLTLKLGIQIESLGMNYFIARQCIIKAIDSDKSGFNPDVTIIDKNALENEPMWKKRSTITQGESLPLVVEVVSTNWQDDYLMKLSEYEKLGIKEYWIIDYLGLGGRRYIGNPKQPTISVYQMIDGEYMVNLFRENDRIESAIFPELNLTPTQIFQRGEL, from the coding sequence ATGACTATCTACTTAGAATCAGAATCGGAACCTAAATTAATCACCCTAGAGGAATTTCTGGACTGGGTTCCCGATGGTCATGGAAAGTATGAATTACATCAAGGAGTCGTTAAAGAAATGCAGCCCACAGGAACTCATGAACAAGTCGCTAGTTTTCTTACCCTTAAATTAGGTATTCAGATAGAATCCCTGGGAATGAACTATTTTATTGCTAGACAGTGTATTATCAAAGCGATTGATTCTGATAAATCTGGTTTTAATCCAGATGTGACTATTATTGATAAAAATGCCCTAGAAAATGAACCAATGTGGAAAAAACGTTCAACTATTACTCAAGGTGAAAGTTTACCTTTGGTTGTAGAAGTTGTGAGTACAAATTGGCAAGATGATTATTTAATGAAATTATCAGAATATGAAAAATTAGGAATTAAAGAATATTGGATTATTGATTATTTGGGGTTAGGAGGTCGGCGATATATTGGAAATCCCAAACAACCAACTATTTCTGTTTATCAAATGATCGATGGTGAATATATGGTAAATTTATTTAGAGAAAATGATAGAATAGAATCGGCTATATTCCCCGAATTAAATTTAACCCCAACACAAATTTTTCAAAGGGGCGAATTATAA